From the Hymenobacter yonginensis genome, one window contains:
- the rpsO gene encoding 30S ribosomal protein S15 encodes MKLTTEAKQAIFEKNSLQKVATDTGSAEAQIALFTHRITHLTEHLKVNKKDFSTRLGLLKLVGKRRRMLDYLQHREINRYRAIIKELGIRK; translated from the coding sequence ATGAAACTCACTACCGAAGCAAAACAGGCGATTTTCGAGAAAAACAGCCTGCAAAAAGTAGCCACCGACACGGGTTCGGCTGAGGCTCAGATTGCGCTGTTCACGCACCGCATCACGCACCTCACCGAGCACCTGAAAGTGAACAAAAAAGACTTCTCGACCCGTCTGGGTCTGCTGAAGCTTGTTGGTAAGCGTCGTCGCATGCTGGACTACCTCCAGCACCGCGAAATCAACCGCTACCGCGCCATCATCAAGGAACTGGGCATTCGTAAGTAA
- the pnp gene encoding polyribonucleotide nucleotidyltransferase — translation MPNYTAVTKHITLPDGRQISIETGKLAKFADGAVVVRLGDAMLLATVVSQPSSRGDVDFLPLSVDYQEKFGGAGNIPGSFQRREGRLSDYEILVCRIVDRILRPMFPKDYHYEVQVMITLISADKTVQPDALAALAASAALSISDIPFAGPISEVRVARIDGKLQINPLTADIARADIDLIVGATADSVAMVEGEMNEVSEEEMVEAIAFAHEAIKEQVRVQLELAAEVEKSHVKREYPKYEENDDLKKRIHEGVYEHAYKVAHSGNPSKAGRKEGFSAIKKSLTEKLLEEQPELDMKMFGRYYSSAEKKAIRDMMIKERTRLDGRALTEIRPIWSEVNYLPGAHGSALFTRGETQSLTTVALGTKLDEQIIDTAMTSGYSKFMLHYNFPAFSTGEVKPNRGPGRREIGHGNLAQRSLKKVMPSDDENPYTVRIVSDILESNGSSSMATVCAGSMALMDAGIPVRAAVSGIAMGLVQDKETGEYAVLSDILGDEDHLGDMDFKVTGTEKGIVACQMDIKIQGLSAEIMTAALHQAREGRLHILREMAKTIAAPAAELKPHTPRSHKMLIDKEYIGAVIGPGGKVIQQIQKDTNATVIIEEKDEKGHVSIYASNQEDMQAAIDRIRAIAATPEVGETYKGKVRSIQPYGAFVEIMPGKDGLLHISEVSHERLAALEGVLEVGQEIDVKLLDIDKKTGKYRLSRKVLLPKPERAADSNGAA, via the coding sequence ATGCCCAATTACACCGCGGTTACCAAACACATTACGCTGCCCGACGGGCGGCAGATTTCCATCGAAACCGGCAAGCTGGCCAAATTCGCCGACGGTGCCGTAGTGGTGCGCCTCGGCGACGCCATGCTGCTGGCAACGGTCGTGTCGCAGCCCAGCTCGCGCGGCGACGTGGACTTCCTGCCCCTGTCGGTTGACTACCAGGAGAAATTCGGTGGTGCCGGCAACATTCCCGGCTCGTTCCAGCGCCGCGAAGGCCGCCTCTCGGATTACGAAATCCTGGTGTGCCGTATCGTAGACCGTATCCTGCGCCCGATGTTCCCCAAGGACTATCACTACGAGGTGCAGGTGATGATTACCCTGATTTCGGCCGATAAAACCGTGCAGCCCGACGCCCTGGCCGCGCTGGCCGCCTCGGCTGCCCTCTCGATTTCGGATATTCCCTTCGCTGGCCCCATCTCGGAGGTTCGCGTAGCCCGCATCGACGGCAAGCTGCAAATCAACCCCCTCACCGCCGACATTGCCCGCGCCGACATCGACCTGATTGTAGGGGCCACGGCTGATTCGGTAGCCATGGTGGAAGGCGAAATGAACGAAGTGAGCGAAGAGGAAATGGTAGAAGCCATTGCCTTCGCCCACGAAGCCATCAAGGAGCAGGTGCGCGTGCAGCTGGAGCTGGCCGCCGAAGTGGAGAAATCCCACGTGAAGCGCGAGTACCCCAAGTACGAGGAAAACGACGACCTGAAAAAGCGCATCCACGAAGGTGTATATGAGCACGCCTACAAAGTGGCGCACTCGGGCAACCCCAGCAAGGCCGGCCGCAAGGAAGGCTTTAGCGCTATCAAAAAGTCGTTGACCGAGAAACTGCTGGAAGAGCAGCCCGAGCTGGACATGAAGATGTTCGGCCGCTACTACTCGTCGGCTGAGAAAAAGGCCATCCGCGACATGATGATCAAGGAGCGTACCCGCCTCGACGGCCGCGCCCTGACAGAAATCCGTCCGATCTGGAGCGAAGTGAACTACCTGCCCGGTGCCCACGGCTCGGCCCTGTTCACCCGCGGCGAAACCCAGTCGCTGACCACCGTAGCCCTCGGCACCAAGCTCGATGAGCAGATCATCGACACGGCCATGACCTCGGGCTACAGCAAGTTCATGCTGCACTACAACTTCCCGGCCTTCTCGACCGGTGAGGTGAAGCCTAACCGCGGCCCCGGCCGCCGCGAAATCGGCCACGGCAACCTGGCGCAACGCTCGCTGAAGAAGGTAATGCCTTCCGACGACGAGAACCCCTACACCGTACGCATCGTGTCGGACATCCTGGAGTCAAACGGCTCATCGTCGATGGCCACGGTGTGCGCTGGTTCGATGGCCTTGATGGACGCGGGCATTCCGGTGCGCGCTGCTGTTTCGGGCATTGCCATGGGCCTCGTGCAGGACAAGGAAACCGGCGAATACGCCGTGCTTTCGGACATCCTGGGCGATGAGGACCACCTCGGCGACATGGACTTCAAAGTAACCGGCACCGAGAAAGGTATCGTAGCTTGCCAGATGGACATCAAAATCCAGGGCTTGAGCGCCGAAATCATGACGGCTGCCCTGCACCAGGCCCGCGAAGGCCGTCTGCACATCCTGCGTGAGATGGCTAAGACCATTGCTGCGCCGGCTGCTGAGCTGAAGCCGCATACGCCTCGCTCGCACAAAATGCTGATCGACAAGGAGTACATCGGTGCCGTTATCGGACCCGGTGGCAAAGTCATTCAGCAGATCCAGAAGGACACCAACGCCACGGTTATCATCGAGGAGAAGGACGAGAAAGGCCACGTGAGCATCTACGCTTCCAATCAGGAAGACATGCAAGCCGCCATCGACCGGATCCGGGCCATTGCGGCCACGCCGGAAGTGGGCGAAACCTACAAAGGCAAGGTGCGCAGCATCCAGCCCTACGGTGCCTTCGTGGAAATCATGCCGGGCAAAGATGGCCTGCTGCACATTTCGGAAGTATCGCACGAGCGCCTCGCCGCGCTGGAAGGCGTGCTGGAAGTAGGGCAGGAGATTGACGTGAAACTGCTCGACATCGACAAGAAAACGGGCAAATACCGCTTGTCGCGCAAGGTGCTGCTGCCGAAGCCGGAGCGCGCTGCTGATTCCAACGGCGCAGCGTAA